The genomic interval CTGTAACTTCTGCTGACTTAAGCATCCATTGATACGGGCAGAACTCGCCAATTTCAGTAATGTTATTGACTGCTTCACTTTCTAGCTCTGCCCTTCTAACCTTGCACTGGTCGCTCTACAGTAATCGCTCCATTGATAGATTCTATCAATCAAGGTTCCCGGTAAAATTTCCCATATTACGCTTTTGGGTATGTGTCGAATTGCTCGACCATTTGGTAGAAACGAACCCCTTGATTGAGCCGCTGTATTTTAATTTTTTCTATCTGGAGTAAGACTGAATTGATCGATATAGTAATTGAGTCTTGAGCGATCGTTGATGCAAATTCTTCTGTCCAACCTGGCTGATGGTCTTTGCTTAAAGCGATAAAGCGATAAATCAAGTTTGTAGACTGTTTGCCAGTATTTGAGTTGTTGCCCGTTTTGTAATTTAAGGGAGTTAATCAAACTATGAAATTCGGACGTATCTTGCTCGCTCTGCTTCTGCCACCCGTTGGTGTTTTCCTCACTTTTGGGTTTGGTCCTACCCTGATCATCAATATCCTTCTGACCCTATTGGGTTGGCTTCCCGGTAGCATCCATGCTCTCTGGGCAGTGGTCAAACACGAGGAAAAAATTGCCAAAGCCAATGAGCAGCAAAGCACCATTTAAGCCGCTCCAAAATATCGCTTCAAATGTTCTTTAGTAAGTGGGGTAAAACACATGATTGGATTCTTTTTGACCACCCTGGTCACCGCCTTAAGTCTTCTAATTGTTGACCTGGTTGTTCCTGGAGTGGATTTGGCAACTTTTCCTGCCGCTCTCATTGGGGCAGTTTCGATTGGACTGGTCAATGCTACGGTGAGACCTGTTCTGTCGGTGCTGTCGTTACCAATCAATTTCCTGACGTTGGGAGCATTCTCACTCGTCGTTAACGGGATTTGCTTTTGGTTAGCATCGGTTCTGGTTCCTGGATTTAGCGTTCATGGGCTGTTAGCTCTGATTTTAGGTCCAGTTGTCCTATCGTTTGCCAGCACTTTCCTGAACAAGTACTTTGCTGAGAAGGGCGTTGGTCAACCACTTCCTACTAGTGGCTCGACAACAGTACTAGAAGGCGATAAGTAACGATGGATGAGGTAATGGGTAATTGGTTTTTACTGGAATCGCTACCATCACCGATCGCCCATTGCTCAATAACTCGTAACCGCTTTACGTAAATCTTGCAAAAATTCAATCTCTGCGGCGATCGCTGCTCCAATGTGGCAGCGCGATCGCCTTTTTCATTTCATCTCCCATTCCTTACCGTGTTAACACCGGAGCAGATGCCCGCTGCACAGCCTGTAATGTTGCCATCACTTGTCCACTGCTAAGCAATCTTTTCGCTTCCCCAATTCCAGCCTCCAGGGAGGGAAAACCTCCACAATGCCAGAGGTAAAAGCCACTATTCCAGAGGATAGATTGCATCAGTTCGGAATCCTGTCCTGAAACAACTGATTGCATGGCAGCGATCGCTTCAGCAGTGGAATCTAGCGGCACATTTTTGCCCTCAAAGCCATAGTCACGAGGGTGAAGATGGAGACGATCGATGGGCTGTGGGCTATGGGGTGTGGGGACTGGGGTTGGATTGCTAATGCCGATGATGGCGGTGCGTTCTCTGGGGAGGTCACAACTGCCCTCCAGCCCTTTAACCGTGGTGAAATGGGTCACGCCACGATAGGCAAACGCTTCCTGAAACATGGTTTCGGTGGGAGGATGAACAAAACCAGAAATAATACGAGCATCCCCTGCATAGGGTGCCCACATTAACTCCATCGTGGCAAAGGGAGGGCGCTTGCCAATCTGCTCCCGGTAAGGAACCAAGCCCTGCGCCAACGGGAAATGCAGCGGTAGATAGACAAACCCGATGCCTGTTGTTTCAAATACTTGTTGAATCTGAGCCAGGGGGAGCTGCGACCAATCTACTCCCAAACCCTGCCAAAAAGTAATCAACGGGTCTCCCTCTTTCGTTGGCATTCGATCGCCCCCATGCAAAATCACAGGGCACCCGACGGTTGCCAGAATGAGGGCGGTCAGAGGAGCCAAAGGAACGGTACGAGATCGCCCATCGTAGGGAATTCCCATAATCGTAACCCGCCGCTGAGCGTCGATCGATGGCAACTTTGGCCCCAATTCATCATAGGCATCCAGCATGCCTGCCAGTTCTTCTCCGGTGGGTCGCCGAATCCGATGAGCAATCATAAAAGCGCCAATCTGGGCGGGGGTTGCCTCTTGCAGCAACATCATGCGGGTTGCCGCCGCCGCTTCCTGACGGGTCAGATTTTCTCCGGTGTGCGGTCCGCTGCCGATTTTACGCAGCAGTTCTCTAAAGGCATGGCTCATGGCATCTTCACGCTGGACAGGGGAGGCTGTTTAACTTGCAATGGCAGCAAATCAGTAATCAGCTTATGGAAGTGTTGAATCGGTGGAATTTGCAACCGATCGCGGGTCGTCACCAGCACGACCTGGCGTGTCAGGGGTGGATCAGCCAGGGCAGCAGAAACC from Kovacikia minuta CCNUW1 carries:
- a CDS encoding phage holin family protein, producing MIGFFLTTLVTALSLLIVDLVVPGVDLATFPAALIGAVSIGLVNATVRPVLSVLSLPINFLTLGAFSLVVNGICFWLASVLVPGFSVHGLLALILGPVVLSFASTFLNKYFAEKGVGQPLPTSGSTTVLEGDK
- a CDS encoding anthranilate phosphoribosyltransferase family protein; translation: MSHAFRELLRKIGSGPHTGENLTRQEAAAATRMMLLQEATPAQIGAFMIAHRIRRPTGEELAGMLDAYDELGPKLPSIDAQRRVTIMGIPYDGRSRTVPLAPLTALILATVGCPVILHGGDRMPTKEGDPLITFWQGLGVDWSQLPLAQIQQVFETTGIGFVYLPLHFPLAQGLVPYREQIGKRPPFATMELMWAPYAGDARIISGFVHPPTETMFQEAFAYRGVTHFTTVKGLEGSCDLPRERTAIIGISNPTPVPTPHSPQPIDRLHLHPRDYGFEGKNVPLDSTAEAIAAMQSVVSGQDSELMQSILWNSGFYLWHCGGFPSLEAGIGEAKRLLSSGQVMATLQAVQRASAPVLTR
- a CDS encoding YqaE/Pmp3 family membrane protein, which produces MKFGRILLALLLPPVGVFLTFGFGPTLIINILLTLLGWLPGSIHALWAVVKHEEKIAKANEQQSTI